One genomic window of Nitrospinaceae bacterium includes the following:
- a CDS encoding carboxymuconolactone decarboxylase family protein — MSLLPMLTDEEAGPEARVLFDSSRKMFGRVANAVRVAAASPRMVQPMYGFLLSLCRAEITDVLDARTKSLLILKTSMINGCAY, encoded by the coding sequence ATGTCGTTATTGCCTATGCTTACCGATGAAGAGGCCGGTCCCGAGGCCCGGGTGCTTTTTGACTCCAGCCGCAAGATGTTCGGGCGGGTGGCGAACGCCGTCCGGGTGGCAGCGGCCAGCCCGCGCATGGTCCAGCCGATGTACGGGTTTTTGCTTTCGCTCTGCCGGGCGGAGATTACCGATGTGCTTGATGCGCGGACCAAATCGCTACTTATTCTCAAAACATCCATGATTAACGGATGTGCCTACTGA